The following coding sequences lie in one Vitis vinifera cultivar Pinot Noir 40024 chromosome 19, ASM3070453v1 genomic window:
- the LOC100246297 gene encoding E3 ubiquitin-protein ligase UPL1 — MKLKRRRALEVPPKIRSFINGVTSTPLENIEEPLKCFIWEFDKGDFHHWVDLFNHFDSFFEKHIKPRKDLQVEDNFLESDPPFPREAVLQILRVIRIILENCTNKHFYSSYEQHLSALLASTDADVVEACLQTLAAFLKKSIGKYPIRDASLNSKLFAFAQGWGGKEEGLGLIACSVQDGCDQIAYDLGCTLHFEFYAVNEPSNGQPGSEKSAQGLQIIHLPNINTCQETDLELLNKLVIEYEVPTSLRFSLLTRLRFARAFGSLAARQQYTCIRLYAFMVLVQSGSDADDLASFFTAVPEVTNELVSLLSYEDAIPIKIRILSLSSLAALCQDRSRQPSVLNAVTSGGHRGILPSLMQKAIDSVISNNSKWSVVFAEALLSVVTALVSSSSGCSAMREAGFIPTLLPLLKDTEPQHLHLVSTAVHILEAFMDYSNPAAALFRDLGGLDDTISRLKVEVSHVENCSKQPGDDSDGSRKQTQLVSGTSTELDDIQPLYSEALVAYHCRLLMKALLRAISLGTYAPGSTTRIYGSEESLLPHCLCIIFRRAKDFGGGVFSLAATVMSDLIHKDPTCFPVLDAAGLPSAFMDAIMDGILCSAEAIACIPQCLDALCLNNNGLQAVKDRNALRCFVKIFTSRTYLRALTGDTPGSLSSGLDELMRHASSLRGPGVDMLIEILNAISKIGSGTESPPSSSDSMCPSTPIPMETDAEDRNLVASDDKESSKMESSEQAMEPSSDASLANIESFLPECISNAARLLETILQNADTCRIFVEKKGIEAVLQLFTLPLMPLSVSVGQSISVAFRNFSPQHSASLARAVCLFLREHLKLTNELLLSVGGAQLAEVENAKQTKVLKCLASLEGILSLSNFLLKGTTTVVSELGTADADVLKDLGKVYREILWQISLCCDSKVDEKKNVDLEPEGTDSATSNAAGRESDDDGTPVVRYMNPVSVRSTSHPQWGGERQFLSMVRSGEGLNRRSRHGLTRIRGGRTGRHLEALNFDSEASANMPETSSQDLKKKSPDVLVSENLNKLASTLRSFFTALVKGFTSPNRRRADSGTLSSASKSLGTALAKVFLEALSFSGYSSSNGLDLSLSVKCRYLGKVVDDIAVLTFDGRRRTCYTAMVNNFYVHGTFKELLTTFEATSQLLWTLPYSVPTQGIDNEKVGEGSKLSHSSWLLDTLQSYCRALEYFINSALLLSPNSASQAQLLVQPVAVGLSIGLFPVPRDPEAFVRMLQSQVLDVMLPVWNHPMFPSCSSTFITSIISLVTHIYSGVGDVKRNRNGGSTNQLFMPPPPDENTIATIVEMGFTRARAEEALRRVETNSVELAMEWLFSRPEDPVQEDDELARALALSLGSSSETSKVDSIDKSMDILTEEGQTKAPPVDDILVASMKLFQSSDTMAFPLTDLLVTLCNRSKGEDRSKVVTYLIQQLKLCPLEFSKDASALYMISHILALLLFEDGSTREIAARNGIVSAAIDILMSFKARNELGNEVLVPKCISALLLILDNLLQSRSRFSSETTEGNAVGSVPDSTGEHAPLSIPPDAENKLASDAHEKEPDSTLEKILGKSTGYLTIEESRRVLLVACELLKQQVPAVVMQAVLQLCARLTKTHSLALEFLENGGMAALFSLPRSCFFPGYDTVASAIIRHLLEDPQTLQTAMELEIRQTLSGSRHAGRVLPRAFLTSMAPVISRDPVVFMKAAAAVCQLESSGGRTVIVLSKEKEKDKPKSSSVELGLSSNECVRIHENKIHDGPGKCPKGHKKIPANLTQVIDLLLEIVLKYPAPKSPEDGTGYSTAMEVDEPTTKVKGKSKVDETKKIESDNLSERSAGLAKVTFVLKLLSDILLMYVHSVGVILRRDLEMSQLRGSSQLDIPGNGGILHHILHRLLPLSVDKTAGPDEWRDKLSEKASWFLVVLCSRSTEGRRRVIGELVKALSSFSNLECNSSKSILLPDKKVFAFSDLVYSILSKNSSSSNLPGSGCSPDIAKSMIDGGMVQCLTSILEVIDLDHPDAPKISNLIVKSLESLTRAANNSDQVFKSDGLNKKKSTASNGRSDDQLIAPLAAETGGDNQNRSSQQELMDAAGTEQRQPQGISQSEGNHDANQDQSVEQEMRIEVEEAMTANPPMELGMDFMREEMDEGGVLHNTDQIEMTYHVENRADDDMGDEDDDMGDDGEDDEDDDDGEDEDEDIAEDGAGLMSLADTDVEDHDDGGLGDDYNDEMVDEEDDDFHENRVIEVRWREALHGLDHLQVLGQPGAASGLIEVAAEPFEGVNVDDLLSFRRPLGFERRRQTGRTSFERSVTEINGFQHPLLLRPSQSGDLVSMWSSGTNSSRDLEALSAGNFDVAHFYMFDAPVLPYDHMPTSLFGDRLGGAAPPPLTDYSIGMDSFQMVGRRGPGDGRWTDDGQPQGSSQATIIAQAVEEHFISQLRSIAPANTHAERQTQSSGLQHNQQLDAPLSNDSQPAEGGDNTGSQRSEGQHEENSNETANHQISQTVETVSCQEHVALEAVEEAGECLEAHEPMSIQSLVPNETPNVHDGMEISDGNGTSSEPVERMPELVTLSADLHGDQQCPGGPEMLANLHGSPIEPGNSDRSSGMDDESNNREMVNSGLEIPNAGDGHANTLHASADVDMNGASTEDQTEQIGPPSEYGTDEPQSRQNTLVSVNADQTDQNSMNSEAPSANAIDPTFLEALPEDLRAEVLASQQAQPVQAPTYAPPSGEDIDPEFLAALPPDIQAEVLAQQRAQRVAQQAEGQPVDMDNASIIATFPAELREEVLLTSSEAVLSALPSPLIAEAQMLRDRAMSHYQARSLFGTSHRLNNRRNGLGFDRQTVIDRGVGVSFHRKAASAISDSLKVKEIDGEPLLGANALKALIRLLRLAQPLGKGLLQRLLLNLCVHSGTRAILVRLLLDMIKPEAEGSIRELATVNSQRLYGCQSNVVYGRSQLLDGLPPVVLRRVIEILTYLATNHPVVANLLFYFDPSSVVESSSPKYTETKKDKCKEKIVEGGVSPNPSGSSQQGDVPLILFLKLLDRPISLQSIAHLDQVMNLLQVVVNSAASKLECQTQSEQATDDSQNLPANEASGDPTLLEQNSNQEDKGHSAELSTSDGKKCINTYDIFLQLPQSDLHNLCSLLGYEGLPDKVYKFAGEVLKKLASVAVPHRKFFTSELSDLAHHLSSSAVSELVTLRNTHMLGLSAASMAGAAILRVLQVLSSLNSPNIDGNKGMESDGEPEEQTIMWKLNVALEPLWQELSDCISTTETQLGNSSFSPTMSNVNIGEHVQGTSSLSPPLPPGTQRLLPFIEAFFVLCEKLQANHSVMHQDHANITAREVKEFAGSSAPLSTKYGGDSQRRLDGSVTFVRFAEKHRRLLNAFIRQNPGLLEKSLSLVLKAPRLIDFDNKRAYFRSRIRQQHEQHLSGPLRISVRRAYVLEDSYNQLRLRPTQELKGRLNVQFQGEEGIDAGGLTREWYQLLSRVIFDKGALLFTTVGNNSTFQPNPNSVYQTEHLSYFKFVGRVVAKALFDGQLLDVYFTRSFYKHILGVKVTYHDIEAVDPDYYKNLKWMLENDVSCIPEMTFSMDPDEEKHILYEKTEVTDYELKPGGRNIRVTEETKHEYIDLVAEHILTNAIRPQINSFLEGFNELVPRELISIFNDKELELLISGLPEIDLDDLKANTEYTGYTAASSVVQWFWEVVKAFNKEDMARLLQFVTGTSKVPLDGFKALQGISGPQKFQIHKAYGAPERLPSAHTCFNQLDLPEYSSKEQLQERLLLAIHEASEGFGFG; from the exons GATCTTGAGCTTTTGAATAAGTTAGTTATAGAGTATGAAGTACCCACTAGTTTAAGATTTTCTCTTCTGACAAGATTGCGGTTTGCAAGGGCATTTGGCTCTTTAGCTGCTCGCCAGCAGTACACATGCATTCGCCTCTATGCCTTTATGGTTCTTGTTCAATCAGGCAGTGATGCTGATGACTTGGCTTCCTTTTTTACTGCTGTGCCAGAGGTGACCAATGAATTGGTATCATTATTGAGCTATGAAGATGCCATTCCTATAAAAATTCGAATTCTGAGTCTGTCATCATTGGCTGCTCTTTGTCAAGATCGGTCTCGCCAGCCATCTGTATTGAATGCTGTAACATCTGGTGGGCATCGAGGCATCTTACCCAGTCTTATGCAGAAAGCCATTGATTCTGTTATAAGTAATAATTCAAAGTGGTCTGTTGTGTTCGCTGAGGCTCTATTATCTGTTGTTACTGCTTTGGTCTCATCATCATCAGGTTGCTCAGCCATGCGTGAGGCAGGATTCATACCAACTCTTCTCCCTCTTCTTAAAGACACAGAGCCCCAACACTTGCATTTGGTCAGCACAGCTGTACATATTCTAGAAGCTTTTATGGATTACAGTAATCCAGCTGCTGCATTGTTCAGAGATTTGGGGGGTTTGGATGATACCATTTCTCGCTTGAAAGTAGAAGTATCTCATGTGGAAAATTGTTCAAAGCAGCCAGGTGATGATTCCGATGGTAGCAGGAAGCAAACTCAACTAGTTTCTGGTACTTCTACTGAGTTGGATGACATACAGCCTCTTTATTCTGAGGCATTGGTCGCCTATCACTGTCGTTTACTAATGAAAGCTTTACTAAGGGCCATATCTCTTGGAACCTATGCCCCTGGAAGTACCACTCGTATTTATGGTTCTGAGGAGAGTTTGTTGCCTCATTGCTTATGCATTATTTTTAGAAGAGCCAAAGATTTTGGTGGGGGGGTGTTTTCGCTTGCCGCAACCGTCATGAGTGATCTCATTCACAAAGACCCTACCTGTTTTCCTGTCTTAGATGCGGCTGGTCTCCCTTCTGCCTTCATGGATGCTATAATGGATGGCATTCTCTGCTCTGCTGAAGCCATAGCATGCATACCTCAGTGCTTGGATGCCTTATGCCTGAATAACAATGGCCTTCAGGCTGTGAAAGATCGCAATGCTTTGAGGTGCTTTGTGAAAATATTTACTTCCAGGACATATTTGCGTGCCCTGACTGGTGATACTCCAGGATCCTTGTCCAGTGGACTGGATGAACTAATGCGCCATGCTTCCTCATTGCGTGGACCTGGAGTGGACATGCTGATTGAGATCTTGAATGCCATTTCAAAGATAGGATCTGGGACTGAATCTCCTCCATCATCCAGTGATTCTATGTGTCCTTCTACTCCGATTCCCATGGAAACCGATGCTGAAGACAGGAATTTGGTTGCATCAGATGATAAGGAATCATCCAAGATGGAAAGCTCTGAGCAGGCCATGGAGCCCTCTTCTGATGCTTCATTGGCTAATATTGAATCTTTCCTTCCAGAATGCATAAGCAATGCTGCTCGTCTTCTtgaaacaattcttcaaaatgcTGATACATGCCGCATTTTTGTTGAGAAGAAGGGAATTGAAGCTGTTCTGCAGTTATTTACTTTGCCTTTAATGCCTCTTTCAGTGTCAGTAGGTCAGAGTATCTCTGTTGCCTTCAGGAACTTCTCACCACAGCATTCTGCTTCCCTGGCTAGGGCTGTGTGTTTATTCCTGAGAGAACATTTGAAGTTAACAAATGAACTCTTACTTTCAGTTGGGGGAGCCCAGCTTGCTGAAGTAGAAAATGCAAAGCAAACAAAAGTTTTGAAATGTCTTGCTTCTCTTGAAGGTATTCTATCTCTTTCCAATTTTCTATTGAAGGGAACTACCACTGTGGTCTCTGAATTGGGTACTGCAGATGCTGATGTATTGAAAGACCTTGGCAAAGTATACAGAGAAATACTGTGGCAAATATCTTTATGCTGTGATTCCAAGGTGGATGAAAAGAAGAATGTTGATCTAGAACCTGAAGGCACAGATTCAGCAACATCTAATGCTGCTGGAAGAGAGAGTGATGATGATGGCACTCCTGTGGTCAGATACATGAACCCTGTTTCTGTTAGGAGTACTTCTCATCCTCAGTGGGGTGGAGAACGTCAGTTTCTTTCGATGGTTCGTTCTGGTGAAGGATTAAACCGTCGGAGTCGACATGGATTGACACGCATACGGGGTGGAAGAACTGGCCGTCATCTGGAGGCATTAAACTTTGATTCAGAAGCTTCTGCCAATATGCCAGAAACATCTTCCCAGGATTTAAAAAAGAAGAGCCCTGATGTCCTTGTCTCAGAAAATCTTAATAAACTAGCTTCCACTTTGCGTTCTTTCTTCACAGCTCTTGTAAAGGGTTTCACATCTCCAAACCGTCGTAGAGCTGACTCAGGGACTTTGAGTTCAGCTTCAAAGAGCCTGGGGACGGCACTGGCTAAGGTATTCCTTGAGGCACTTAGTTTCTCAGGGTATTCTAGCTCAAATGGGCTTGATTTGTCACTCTCTGTGAAGTGTCGATATCTTGgaaaggttgtggatgacatagcAGTTCTCACGTTTGATGGCAGGCGGCGTACCTGTTACACAGCAATGGTTAATAACTTTTATGTCCATGGAACCTTCAAGGAGCTACTCACAACATTTGAAGCTACAAGTCAGTTGTTATGGACCCTTCCTTACTCTGTTCCAACTCAAGGCATTGATAATGAAAAAGTGGGTGAAGGAAGCAAATTATCTCACAGTTCATGGCTGCTTGATACTTTACAAAGTTATTGTCGTGCCCTTGAGTATTTTATCAATTCTGCATTGCTTTTATCTCCAAACTCTGCATCCCAGGCACAGCTACTTGTTCAGCCTGTTGCTGTTGGGTTGTCCATTGGGTTGTTCCCTGTTCCGAGGGACCCAGAAGCTTTTGTTCGTATGCTTCAGTCTCAGGTTCTGGATGTAATGCTTCCTGTCTGGAACCACCCCATGTTCCCAAGTTGTAGTTCAACTTTCATCACTTCCATTATTTCACTTGTTACTCATATATACTCTGGTGTTGGGGATGTTAAGCGAAATCGCAATGGTGGAAGCACAAATCAACTTTTCATGCCCCCTCCTCCTGATGAAAATACTATTGCTACCATAGTCGAGATGGGTTTTACAAGGGCAAGAGCTGAGGAAGCGCTGAGAAGGGTGGAAACAAATAGTGTTGAACTGGCCATGGAATGGCTGTTTAGTCGTCCTGAAGATCCTGTGCAGGAGGATGATGAACTGGCTCGGGCACTTGCTTTGTCACTAGGAAGTTCTTCAGAAACATCTAAAGTGGATAGCATTGATAAGTCAATGGACATTCTGACTGAAGAGGGACAAACAAAGGCACCGCCTGTTGATGATATCCTTGTTGCATCGATGAAGTTGTTTCAGAGTAGTGATACAATGGCATTCCCATTGACAGATTTGCTTGTGACTCTTTGCAATCGGAGCAAAGGAGAAGATCGATCAAAGGTGGTCACTTATCTTATTCAGCAGCTAAAGCTTTGTCCACTGGAATTTTCAAAGGATGCTAGTGCACTGTATATGATATCACATATTTTAGCATTGCTTCTGTTTGAAGATGGAAGTACACGAGAAATTGCTGCACGTAATGGTATTGTTTCTGCTGCAATTGATATTTTGATGAGCTTCAAGGCTAGAAATGAATTAGGGAATGAGGTTCTAGTCCCAAAATGCATAAGTGCTCTACTGCTTATCTTGGATAACTTGTTGCAGTCCCGTTCTAGATTTTCTTCTGAAACTACAGAAGGAAATGCAGTAGGATCTGTACCTGACTCGACTGGAGAGCATGCTCCTTTGTCCATTCCACCAGATGCAGAAAACAAGTTGGCTTCTGATGCCCATGAGAAGGAACCTGATTCCACCCTTGAGAAAATATTAGGCAAATCTACTGGTTATTTGACAATTGAAGAGAGTCGTAGGGTATTGTTAGTTGCTTGTGAATTGTTAAAACAGCAAGTTCCTGCTGTGGTCATGCAGGCTGTTCTACAGCTGTGTGCTCGCCTAACAAAAACACATTCTCTAGCCTTGGAGTTCCTTGAAAATGGAGGTATGGCTGCTCTTTTCAGTCTTCCAAGAAGCTGCTTCTTTCCTGGATATGACACGGTAGCATCTGCTATCATTCGGCATCTCCTTGAAGATCCGCAGACACTTCAAACAGCTATGGAGTTGGAGATACGACAAACTCTAAGTGGAAGCCGGCATGCTGGCCGTGTGCTCCCTCGAGCCTTTTTAACATCAATGGCACCGGTTATCTCTAGAGATCCTGTGGTTTTCATGAAAGCTGCAGCTGCAGTTTGTCAGTTGGAATCATCAGGAGGGAGGACTGTCATCGTGTtatcaaaggaaaaagaaaaggacaaaCCAAAATCCTCCAGTGTTGAACTTGGTTTATCTTCTAATGAATGTGTGCGGATTCACGAAAATAAGATACATGATGGACCAGGAAAGTGTCCTAAAGGCCACAAAAAGATCCCTGCGAATCTCACTCAAGTTATTGATCTTCTTCTTGAAATTGTACTGAAATACCCTGCTCCAAAAAGCCCAGAAGATGGTACAGGTTACTCAACTGCTATGGAGGTGGATGAACCTACTACCAAGGTAAAGGGTAAATCAAAGGTTGATGAGACTAAGAAGATTGAGTCGGACAATCTTTCTGAACGATCTGCAGGACTTGCTAAGGTAACTTTTGTTCTGAAGTTATTAAGTGATATTCTTCTGATGTATGTACATTCAGTTGGGGTTATATTAAGAAGGGATCTGGAAATGTCTCAACTTCGAGGATCTAGTCAATTAGATATTCCTGGAAATGGTGGGATTCTTCATCATATTCTGCATCGGCTTCTTCCACTATCTGTAGATAAAACTGCAGGGCCTGATGAATGGAGGGACAAATTGTCCGAAAAAGCTTCATGGTTTCTGGTTGTTCTATGCAGCCGTTCTACTGAAGGGCGCAGGCGAGTAATCGGTGAACTTGTTAAAGCATTATCTTCATTTTCAAACCTGGAGTGCAATTCTTCGAAGAGCATTTTATTGCCAGATAAAAAGGTTTTTGCTTTTTCTGACTTGGTATACtctattttgtcaaaaaattcaTCCTCAAGCAACTTACCTGGATCTGGCTGTTCACCCGACATAGCAAAAAGCATGATAGATGGAGGAATGGTTCAGTGCCTAACTAGCATTCTTGAGGTGATTGATTTGGACCATCCTGATGCtcccaaaatttcaaatcttATAGTCAAGTCTTTGGAAAGCCTGACAAGAGCTGCTAATAACAGTGATCAAGTTTTCAAGTCTGATGGTCTGAACAAGAAAAAATCTACAGCTTCAAATGGAAGATCTGATGATCAGTTGATTGCACCATTGGCTGCAGAGACTGGTGGGGATAATCAGAATAGAAGCAGCCAACAGGAACTCATGGATGCAGCAGGAACAGAGCAGCGACAGCCTCAAGGAATTTCACAAAGCGAAGGAAATCATGATGCAAATCAGGATCAGTCAGTGGAGCAAGAAATGAGAATAGAAGTGGAAGAGGCTATGACTGCCAACCCACCTATGGAGCTTGGGATGGATTTCATGCGTGAAGAAATGGATGAAGGTGGAGTTTTGCACAACACAGACCAAATTGAGATGACTTATCATGTAGAGAATAGGGCAGATGATGATATgggtgatgaagatgatgacatgGGGGATGATGGAGAggatgatgaggatgatgatgatggggAGGACGAGGATGAGGATATAGCAGAAGATGGTGCTGGTCTTATGTCTCTGGCGGACACTGATGTTGAGGATCATGATGATGGTGGTCTGGGAGATGATTATAATGATGAGATGGTTGATGAAGAGGATGATGATTTCCATGAAAATCGTGTCATAGAGGTGAGGTGGAGGGAAGCGCTTCATGGATTAGATCATTTACAAGTACTTGGGCAGCCAGGGGCTGCAAGTGGACTAATTGAAGTTGCTGCTGAACCCTTTGAGGGGGTGAATGTGGATGATCTTTTAAGCTTTCGCAGGCCTTTAGGGTTTGAACGCCGCCGTCAGACAGGTAGAACATCCTTTGAGCGATCTGTTACAGAaataaatggttttcagcaTCCTCTCCTCTTGAGACCATCCCAGTCTGGAGATCTGGTTTCAATGTGGTCATCAGGTACAAACTCGTCTAGGGATTTAGAAGCATTGTCTGCCGGAAACTTTGATGTTGCTCATTTCTACATGTTTGATGCTCCGGTTCTTCCTTATGATCATATGCCAACTAGTCTCTTTGGTGACCGTTTGGGTGGGGCTGCTCCCCCACCTTTGACTGATTATTCTATAGGTATGGACTCGTTTCAGATGGTGGGAAGAAGGGGGCCAGGTGATGGTCGGTGGACTGATGATGGGCAGCCACAAGGGAGTAGTCAGGCTACCATTATCGCACAAGCAGTAGAGGAGCATTTCATATCTCAATTACGCAGTATTGCTCCAGCAAACACTCATGCTGAAAGGCAAACCCAGAGTTCAGGACTTCAGCATAATCAACAATTGGATGCTCCCCTGTCTAATGATAGTCAACCGGCAGAAGGGGGTGATAATACTGGAAGTCAAAGAAGTGAAGGGCAGCATGAAGAAAACAGTAATGAAACTGCAAATCATCAAATTAGTCAAACAGTTGAAACTGTTTCCTGTCAAGAACATGTCGCCTTGGAGGCTGTTGAAGAAGCAGGCGAGTGCTTAGAGGCACATGAACCTATGTCAATTCAGTCACTTGTGCCAAATGAGACACCAAATGTGCATGATGGCATGGAAATTAGTGACGGAAATGGCACTTCCAGTGAGCCGGTGGAGAGAATGCCAGAGTTGGTTACTTTATCTGCAGACTTGCATGGTGATCAGCAATGCCCAGGAGGTCCTGAAATGCTTGCAAATCTGCACGGTTCACCAATTGAGCCTGGGAATTCTGATAGATCTTCAGGAATGGATGACGAGTCCAATAATCGTGAGATGGTGAATTCTGGTTTAGAAATCCCTAATGCAGGTGATGGTCATGCTAATACTCTTCATGCTAGCGCTGATGTTGATATGAATGGTGCCAGCACTGAAGATCAAACTGAGCAAATTGGGCCTCCTTCTGAATATGGTACGGATGAGCCACAATCAAGGCAAAACACTCTGGTTTCTGTAAATGCTGATCAGACGGATCAAAATAGTATGAATAGTGAAGCTCCTAGTGCAAATGCTATCGATCCAACCTTCTTGGAGGCATTACCTGAAGATTTACGGGCAGAAGTTCTGGCTTCCCAGCAAGCTCAGCCTGTTCAAGCTCCAACTTATGCACCGCCTTCTGGAGAAGATATTGATCCTGAATTTTTAGCTGCTCTCCCCCCAGATATCCAGGCAGAAGTTTTGGCTCAGCAAAGAGCACAGAGGGTGGCACAGCAGGCTGAAGGACAACCAGTGGACATGGACAATGCTTCAATCATAGCTACTTTTCCTGCTGAATTGCGTGAAGAG GTACTTTTGACGTCTTCTGAAGCTGTCTTGTCTGCTTTACCGTCTCCATTAATCGCTGAAGCTCAAATGCTCAGGGACAGAGCAATGAGTCATTACCAGGCTCGCAGCCTTTTTGGGACTAGCCACAGGCTTAATAATAGGAGGAATGGTTTGGGGTTTGATAGACAGACAGTGATAGACAGAGGTGTTGGAGTTTCATTTCATCGAAAAGCTGCTTCTGCTATTTCAGACAGCTTAAAGGTGAAGGAAATTGATGGCGAACCACTTTTGGGTGCAAATGCGTTGAAAGCACTGATCCGGCTCCTTCGACTGGCACAG CCTCTTGGTAAAGGCCTTCTGCAGAGACTCTTGTTGAACCTATGTGTGCATAGTGGTACAAGGGCCATTCTTGTTCGTCTTTTGCTCGATATGATCAAACCTGAGGCTGAGGGATCAATCAGGGAATTGGCAACAGTTAATTCTCAAAGGCTTTATGGTTGTCAGTCCAATGTTGTGTATGGACGATCACAGTTGTTGGATG GTCTTCCTCCTGTGGTGTTGCGTCGAGTTATTGAGATTTTGACCTATTTAGCTACAAATCATCCTGTGGTTGCAAACCTTTTGTTCTACTTTGATCCATCATCTGTTGTTGAGTCTTCAAGTCCAAAATACACAGAAACCAAGAAGGATAAATGCAAGGAGAAAATTGTTGAAGGAGGAGTTTCACCGAATCCTTCAGGTAGTTCTCAGCAAGGGGATGTTCCCCTGATACTATTCCTGAAGCTCTTGGATCGACCAATATCTTTACAAAGCATTGCTCATCTTGATCAG GTCATGAACCTGCTTCAAGTGGTTGTTAATAGTGCAGCTTCAAAGTTAGAGTGTCAGACTCAGTCCGAACAGGCAACAGATGATTCCCAAAATTTGCCTGCCAATGAAGCATCGGGTGATCCCACTCTGTTAGAACAAAATTCTAATCAGGAAGATAAAGGTCACTCTGCTGAGTTGTCCACTTCAGATGGAAAGAAATGCATCAATACATATGATATCTTCTTGCAGCTCCCACAGTCCGATTTGCACAACCTCTGTAGTCTTCTTGGCTATGAAGG GCTTCCGGATAAAGTTTACAAATTTGCTGGCGAGGTGCTGAAGAAGTTGGCCTCAGTTGCTGTTCCCCATCGGAAGTTCTTTACTTCTGAGCTCTCAGATTTAGCTCATCATTTGAGTAGTTCAGCTGTCAGTGAGCTTGTTACCCTGAGGAATACACACATGCTTGGTCTGAGTGCTGCCTCCATGGCTGGGGCTGCCATCTTACGCGTGTTACAAGTGCTTAGTTCACTCAATTCGCCAAACATTGATGGGAATAAGGGTATGGAGAGTGATGGGGAACCGGAGGAGCAAACCATTATGTGGAAATTGAATGTTGCACTTGAACCCTTGTGGCAAGAACTGAGTGACTGTATAAGCACGACTGAGACACAGCTTGGGAACAGCTCTTTCTCTCCAACTATGTCAAATGTTAATATTGGTGAGCATGTACAGGGTACCTCATCTTTATCACCTCCTCTTCCTCCCGGAACCCAAAGGCTCCTGCCCTTCATTGAGGCCTTCTTTGTTTTGTGTGAAAAACTACAAGCAAACCATTCTGTCATGCATCAAGATCATGCCAATATAACTGCAAGAGAAGTGAAAGAGTTCGCTGGAAGTTCAGCTCCATTATCCACAAAATATGGAGGGGATTCTCAGAGAAGGCTTGATGGTTCTGTCACTTTTGTAAGGTTTGCTGAGAAGCACCGCCGGCTGTTAAATGCTTTTATCAGACAGAATCCAGGCTTGTTGGAGAAATCACTTTCGTTGGTGCTGAAAGCACCAAGGCTGATTGATTTTGACAATAAAAGAGCATATTTCCGCTCAAGAATCAGGCAACAGCATGAGCAACACCTCTCTGGTCCACTGCGGATTAGTGTCCGGCGAGCATATGTGTTAGAGGACTCATACAATCAGTTGCGCTTGCGACCAACTCAGGAATTAAAGGGGCGTTTGAATGTGCAGTTTCAAGGTGAAGAGGGTATTGATGCTGGTGGTCTGACGAGAGAATGGTATCAATTGCTGTCAAGAGTCATATTTGACAAAGGAGCTTTACTTTTCACCACTGTGGGAAACAACTCAACATTCCAGCCAAACCCCAATTCAGTCTACCAGACTGAACACCTTTCCTACTTTAAATTTGTGGGTCGAGTG GTTGCAAAGGCGCTATTTGATGGTCAGCTTTTGGATGTTTATTTCACTCGGTCGTTTTACAAGCATATTCTTGGTGTGAAGGTGACTTACCATGATATAGAGGCTGTTGATCCTGATTACTACAAGAATTTGAAGTGGATGCTGGAG AATGATGTGAGTTGCATACCTGAAATGACATTTAGCATGGATCCAGATGAGGAAAAACACATTCTTTATGAGAAAACTGAG GTTACTGATTATGAGCTTAAACCTGGAGGAAGGAATATAAGGGTCACAGAAGAAACAAAGCATGAGTATATAGACCTTGTTGCTGAGCATATCTTGACAAATGCTATTCGTCCTCAAATCAATTCCTTCCTTGAAGGCTTCAATGAATTGGTTCCACGAGAacttatttctattttcaatgATAAAGAACTTGAGCTGCTTATTAGTGGACTCCCAGAAATTGATT TGGATGATCTGAAGGCCAACACTGAGTACACAGGGTACACTGCAGCATCTAGTGTTGTTCAGTGGTTTTGGGAGGTGGTTAAAGCTTTCAACAAGGAAGACATGGCAAGACTGCTGCAATTTGTTACTGGAACatcaaag GTCCCATTGGATGGTTTTAAAGCATTGCAAGGTATATCTGGGCCTCAGAAATTTCAAATCCATAAGGCATATGGAGCTCCAGAGCGGCTGCCATCAGCTCATACCTG cTTCAATCAACTAGACCTCCCTGAGTATTCTTCCAAGGAGCAGCTTCAAGAGCGCTTGCTGCTTGCTATCCATGAAGCTAGTGAAGGGTTTGGCTTCGGTTAA